The nucleotide window atggttttttctaAGCAAGGAGATCACACATATAATGTtccccaaaaattatttcttgcttTGTTCAATTTAATACTTGCCAGCCTAGAAATAAactgaaaaccatttgttgctttcatgcaacgctatgcaataaagggttaattTTCTTGGACTACTAAATGTTTCGTAACAGTTTTAGAAGTACATACCATGTCAGAGGAGAAAGGTTATTTAATAGAGCACAGTTCCATCAATGTGTCAAACGAtacatttgttttcagtgaCTGGTTTGAGTTATGTTGATTTCGGTTTCTCCTGAGATCAGGAGGTGTGAATCATCTGATACTTACGTAAAATATCAAAGCTGGTATCTCACACCAAAGTTAACTTTATACATTTGCAACATGTTCAATGGATACTGCGTATAATTTCGATGAGAGAACATGTTTTGtggaattttaattattatccTGTCTAATGGTTCATTCCAAAGTTTCCTTTGAAAGTCTGATCATGCAATAAAAACTTCAAGCTTAAATAAGAGACAATTTTCCGGAACTTACACAATGCGTTTGTCCTGCTTCAGAAGCTTGTTGGTGAATTCTGTGAGGATTTCTAAGAAAGGTAAGTTTAGGGGTGGCCCAGTTGGATCATTTTCCTGTTCTAGGGTGCTGACAGCAAACAAAATCCCTTCTCTATGCAAAACAGTGATAGCCTCGCGATTCTTTACAGCATCCAGTCCAAATGATAGGGCAAATCTTTTGGCTAACTCCTGCAAAGAAAAAGTAATGAATGATACAGGATTTCTCTTATGAGAGTAACAAGATAGTAGATGATTGTGCAAGATGGTAAATATTAacaacttctttttttaatctgTTTCCTCACAAAAAACTAGGCTCACTTGAATTCACGCGGTTTTCTCCCTACATCGTGATTCTTAATGAAGGTGATTCTGTCcggttttcttttttggtaTGAAACTTACTGACGTAGTGAGCTTCAAATGGTTGCGCATTATGGAGAAGTGGCACCTCTACCAATATTATTGCAAGGACTCACAGTCCAAGTCAGCAACTTTTGGATATCATAGTAGAGGGTGGATCGCAATTCACGAAGGAGAGAACTATCTTCCCAAACGATTTAGTTCATGTCAACTGCTTTCTTACTTCTTAACGATGACGATTAATTGCTGAAAACTGATAAAGAGTAAAATTCAAGCATATTCaaggccttgaaatttttcttcatcatcaAATCAAGTAAGCACCAACGCACAAACCCTGATCACCTTTACATTGCTGTACAAATGACTGAGTTACTTAGGAGCTAATTTGACTCATTTTCATTCctttttcaactaaaaattaCTCGTTCCAAACTTCAGTAGCAGCCTCAGCCTTTAGgtatgaataatttttgaaatttattagcGAAACAAATAAGTTTTTAACTAGATTACCTTTAGACTGGCGAATTCCTCATTTTGCCTGTTGATGCGATAACCTCGAGCATTTTGTTGAAGCTCTTTGAAGAGAGCAATCATACTGACAACCATCGTTCGAGCACAGTTGACCTTGTTAATTTCACGGGCTTTGCTTAGTGTTGTTTTGATGATGTCTCCATATTCATTGTATGACTGCGAATAAACAGAACAGAAATAAAAAGTTGTGTTTTTTTGCACTTGAGCAAATTTTAGAGAGGGTTAGAGTTTAATTACATTTTCTCCTCATCAATCATGCTAATCAATTGAACTGAAAGGTGAAATATTgccaataattttttatcattttatcttttgtttgataaaatatttcacacaAAATGGTGAGCAATAAGTCGTGTTAGCATTTGAAGTCGCATATACACCTGTTAAAAATTATTGGTCATAATATAAAAGAGCGAATTAAAGTAAGAGCATACCTTGACGTAGTGCTTGAAAACATCAGCCGCTGCTGATGTTGGGAGTACACTGTAGACGATCAGCTTGCAATATGAAGCTAGGAAGTTTCTCCTTTTGTGCAACTCTTCAATCTTGGAGTGCTCATCCAtttctccctcttcttcatAGATGAAAACGTTTGTTTGGATAAAATCATTTAAGAGAATCTGGAGTGACTGATTGGGTTCATAGACTAAGTGAGCTAGGAGAGGTGTCGAGTTTGAAACCAGCTGGTTGCAGAAAATGATGAGCAGGTCGCAGATTGATAGATAAGATTCTTCTTTAAGGTCTTGCATTTTTTGTGTGAGGAGCATGTCTTTGAACAAATCCATAACGTTGATGAGACGAGCTTTGATTTGGATTGCGTTATCTTCGATATCGCTGCCGCCACCGCCCTCGACAAGTTCTTCCAGGTGGTGTAGATCCCACAGGATTCCAAAGTAACAGGTAGAGATGCAGTATTTGATGGCCTGAAAACACAGAAATAGggttcacagaattttttaaactttgaaatcCCTGAGTTTCCTTGCTTTTACACTGAAACCAAAAATAGGGACGCAGAAAATTTTTTGCCTTCTCAATTCAAAAACCCTTGGTTtacctgaatttttcaaattgaatttttatcgcTACTTTTTTCCGACTATCTAGTATTTCAAAgatatttcttaattttaataaCTTCGCAGATTAGCCtaacaattttcaaattcccttCCCGTGAACAGTCTTATGTATGTACGCAACTACTTGCGACTCCCTAATCATGCAGGTGAGAAGTTTTTAAAACCCTGACCGGATGGACGAAAGtcagtttcacaaaaattgagGACAAAGTTTTCCAGTCTCACCTGTTGTTCATGGCAAAGAAAAAACGCAAAAGAGTAGGTAGATTTGACCAGTTTTACGGTTTCCTTTGCAATGAGTAGCGAGCTTAATAGTTTCCTTCTCAACAAATAACTCGATAAATGGTTTCCTTCACAAAAAATagtattaaatttaaaataaaaagatccCGCATGCCTTTTGCCTTTACATTTTATTCCTTTTCAAGTGCCTTCACATTTCTCCCGCAATCGGCCAATCAAGCACTCTGTGCACCCCTGGTGCCTTATTGGCATTGACTACTAGAAATTATTGGCTTCCATATGGTGAAACTcatacaaaaaattatgaatttcattATCTTACCTCATCTGGAAGTTGTTTGAGACCATGATGAGCTTCGTTCAAATCTTTGTAGATGCTCGGCCAGATGTTCCATCCACCTAAATTGTGACATGAATAAAAGATGGAGACTTTCTTCAAGCTGTTGATGACAGCATAGATTTCATCATCATCTGGTGTTTCAGCCTGGAAAAACAGAAAAGTAcaacacaaataaaaaacacGCACAATAAAGAGGTTAGTTTAGTTTGATACTAATGGTTTGATTAGTCCTGTGAATAAATCTCACTTGAAGTTATTCAGTTCTATCTAGTTTCGAGGAAAGAcacattttgaaaacttccgttgCAGAAATTTCTTGCATTGAAATTATTGCTGAGATTAGTGGTGAAAAAGAATACATACCCCTTCAATGAGTGAGTTCCAATCATCCATTGCTTCTCGGTACTTGTTGACAAGGGTATCTATTAAAGTTGAGCGCTTTACATCACACCGTGTATAAATGATGGCATTATCTTCGGAGCACAAAAGTTCCAAAGTTTTGGCACAGGTCTCAAGTACGTCTTTATCTTGATGTTTCTCAGCAATTCCATTCATCTTCTTCAGTAGGAGGTCCAAATTCTAAGAGAGCAAAAAAAATCatccgtaaaaaaatgaatacataAATGTAAttgtgaaataaattttttgcaacaaaaaatcCTACAAAAATTTAAACACCAATATTTCATGTAAATTCGAAAATTAATTGCTCACCAGGTAATACAAGATTACATTTTGAACTGTATTTACCATTCCAGATCGCAGGATACACACAGATCTTTTAAAAAtgggcaaaatgataaattacatcaaaatgtgtaattatttccatcggtccgaTAATCTTCCAAAATATTGTGAATAAATTACATTTACTTGAAACTGCTCTCTCATTAAGACCTACATCATTTCTAATAACAAATCAAACAGAGgcgcaattttttaattttaacatgtTCTCATTATTTGTCTATAATAAATAGACATTGCTCTGACTGAACTGCAATTTAATGCATTCTCTGAGATAAGggcttttaaatattttgacagaTCAGATTGAGGCATAATGCCGCTTGAAATTGACACATGAACTTGCATTTTCTTGGCGAGAAGTTGTGTAAATTTCCAGATCGAAGTATTGTGGGATGGAGAGGAGGTTGGTGAGTTTGTCCGGATCAGCTCTGTATTTGTCTAACAATGGAGGCAGCGTTCCGATGAAATGCTCAGTGAGCTTTTGCTTGTCATCTTGAACTTGCTTAATTTCTTTCACAGATGCAACCTGgaacagaaaaatatttgatcgATGAAGCTTCTTTACAACAGACCAATCAGCTAGAAGACAGGGTATTTTGTAAAACAAAGTTTACCAATTCTTTTTATTTATGATttcatcaaattaaaaatatttaatttgcaGTGTCCCAAAAAAACCTATTGCTCCAGCTTCACAGGTAAACTTGTACAGAGGTTCAGCGAAGCTAATTTCTTGAACTCAGTGCTCAACAGTTAAGTTTCAGCTCAGTTGAAAATAGTTTTGTGAAACTCGAAAATGTGGCTGCATTTAAGTTAAAAAGAGTTTGGCCAAAGTTTGTTTAGCAAGTTCAGTAAATGTTGATTTATGTTAACAGGACCTCATAACCTCACAAAACACTTGACTTCTTCCACACTAAAAGCGCATTACAGAAAACATTTATTAACAACTTAAACATCTCATAAATAGGAGTTAAAAATCACTCCTGATTGTTGATTAACTcttatatgaaaaatattgcctACTTTGCGATTGGGGCCACGACCAACAGGAGCATCTCCAGTGGCTGCCTGACGAACGCAGCAAACCATGAGTTCAATCAAACTGGTTTCTTGCCGATCATCTAGCGGCTCTTCTCCTGGTCCAGCTTCTTCCAGCAAAAGATCTGTCATACACTCCCAGTCTTTCATCATTTCATTAGACTCGATCAGTGAATCTACCAAGTAGGCACCATGTTCATGCAactgttaaaaatataaaaaaaagaggattaGACTTTAGAATGTTGTGATGTATTTACGCTGACACTACACAAACATGTACTTAAGAGtcaatgtctcaaaatttccactaCTTCTCAACTTCTTCAGTAAAATATTATTCATcatttccctaaaaattaattgtttccATTGATTCcattaatagagaatttgcaggtgtctgaagtttgatgaattttgtgtttcagtgaaaactactgagtgagatgaacacgagaatacccttggttcacgAATTGAACCCCAataagaacacaaatattttaaaaatatttttaaaatgttgccgacagcattttaaaaatatttgcaaaatattttttgattattttccaaacCTAAAAATGTTCCCCCCTTGGATATTGCTTGGATATTATccgattattttaaaattatttttaaaatattttttggatgttttaaaattattggaaaattattttaaaaataatgaatgttctgaaaatattgcacaaatattgcacctagagtgcgcgcactctaggtgATGTATTTGGTACTAAAGTTCCTTCAATGGTGCACATGTGTTATTACAAATTGATAGATCATAGAGTTGTAACTTACCTTATAATCCGCGCCGCCCTAGTCGGGAATAGAACCCACGCCCCGGGATAGAGTTGCAATCCGTAGTCCAGTAACTTACCGctagaccagccaggcttgatacggaagggcccctaaattcaatctcttaactatcgcaggcctctgagtccgtaatatgtttgtatattgacggattcttataatattttaccataatttattatttattatttttatttcatcgtgtaatttttgtttcaaattctttattaattgtactcaagatattcaaattcatgtatttcaaattttcattatcatttatttatttatttaattttttttattttttaactctctcattttttttaactttctggtttttttgactctcattttttttattttttttttttaaaccaaattcctgtttttcataattgcgttttttttccagttttaattatttggacctttttctagtttgaatttatgttgatgcatttatgttatttattattttattattattattattattttgtgtgttttctttttttttccctttcttttttcttttattatcagttgaatttaattttatgtctgaTCCGGCAGATTAATTGGACATCACAATTTGCCGGGCAGATTAATATTGTTCTTtattaaatgttttactttttgaataaaatatcttatcttatcAGAAAAGAACATACGTACCAAAAACAGCCCCTACAGCGCGcgcatattttataatattttattaataattttaaaattatattttgtagtatttttacaactaaaaatgtaaatatttagtaattgcttcaaaattatttttcaaaaacattttcatttaaatattgcaaaaatattttaaaaataattaattttaatattttaaaaatttgatttaaaagatattgtaaaactatttttacagtattttcgtgaaaatattttccaaacaacagcaatatttttaaaatattttcaaaatattttgttctaCCTGGGACacttattggagaagatatgataaAAAGGTATAATCTGCTAAACTATGTGTGTTCAAATgagaaatgctgccagatgacgtcactaggcggtgcattttctcacttttaaatctatttttatattatttcctaaattagaaaaaaattataaaaaatactgtgaaatcagctctttgagcactttcagatgaagcaataagaaaattgcatgcaaattctccattgtagaCCATTCCCATAAAACTGGTAAATTATGCTTAGTAAAGTTGTGGCTTACCGTTACAGCATGTAGAAAAAGAGGGAACATAAATTAAGATGGCAATTTAACCAAAATGGCTGAAACATGGCATAATATATAATTTTTGGATGGAAATGATAGTGTGTAATCTCAACTCACCTctgattcaatgaaaaattgaacaagaTCTCTGATGAGGGATGTGTTACGCAGCCTTTTCTTTCCACGTTTGGTGCGAATGTTGCTCATCATTTCATCCGGAACAAACAATCTTTCATTCAAAAACTCGCCAGCCGCTTGCGCTACAGCACGATGTGAAGAGTACACCAACTCGTAGACATGCTCGCAGTCCTGGTCAGTCAAGATGTCTCGATGGTGCCTGTTGAAAATGACATGAAATATACGGAATTCAACCAAACATTTTATCTTGAATTGGACATTAAGGCCTCCATTTACTGGCATTGCGTTTTACGAAACCATAGTAGTAATGAAGGAAGGATTATTTGACGATGGtacggaaaaatgaaattttgacgatGTTCCAGAGATATCATAGAGACTATTTTCAAACTTACAAACTTCCTTATGGACACATAGTCAGCACACTTTTGAGCTTTTTCAAAGGGAAGAAGCGAACCTCCCAAAGATAAATCAtcaattagactacattttgcaatacaatTGGAAAAAGTAGTGGTTCTTTGAGAATGAGATCCTATTGTGAGCCCTAGAGAAAAAGCAGTATTTCTGATCAAAGGCAAATTTTCATTAgataatttttctggaaatcaGAGAGTTGGCTAGATAAATCAGAGCTTGAAATTTCAACAGATGATGCTCACTGATGTTCCAAAAAATAAGTTGCAATAAGATTATTACATTTTAGAGCCGAAATAGGTAGCATTCAAACTGACCTACTTGAGCCGTACATATGGCAGACTGATGTTTTgcatgaattttctttgatagcACAATTTTTGAACTGTCCACTTCAAAAACTTATAACTGTGGTttggttttacattttttgagccAATATGTCTGTAAAATGCACCACAGAGCATTGGAGCTCTACCATACTACAAAAAAGTCGCATGAGCCATCAAACGTCCAATTTCCTTTGCTACAATACAAATTATTAATAAGGAAATTTgcaatatttctcctccaatttttcagagaattttacgcaaaatttaGTAGAAAGTAACTCAACATttcagggaaaatattcatttcttttcccaaaaattaatattttattggagaaaattcggcaactacctaattttcatggaacgtttttcttagcacagcagtgctgATATCTGCATTTTGATTTTCTCATCACTATAGTTCTTTTTCAATGGATAGTAAcaatgattcaattttgaatgaagcagtaaaaatatcaaaactCTTACTTGAGAATGCTGATAACGAGGCGCACAGCTTGAACCGCTACATCATATTCCTTGTCCAGTGTCATTGCGACAATTCGATCTTTGAATTTACTAGTGAACAGCTCGAGTTTGCCTTTTAATTCCTCAGATGCATACAATGGTTGCAATGCCTGCAAGAGACAATAagataattgaacgtatttctatcaaacggacctaagcaccatagggtgaggaaggtagaggggggcttggattggcggcggaatcgggcgtccggcttattccgtcctatactcgcaatgcgtttccatggcgcttaggtccatttgacagaacgcgctatccgggattctaaattcctcaaaaggaactcaaattggcgcttagttccgtttgatagaaatatgtccaattaaaCTCTGTCAAAGTTGGTATGAAACAAGGTGATTTTATGAGTTGGATGCTTGCAGCCAAACAAATGCATGAAGTAGACTACGGAGGAATTTGTTTAATGTACATAACAGCTACAGTTCgggaatgaaaatattaatgatgatgCATGATGATGTGACTGTGCTTTATAATCtagcaaaaaccaacttgtgttgaaaaactttttagagTGTTTATTTAAATGGCAAGACTTAATATTAGagagaaattgttaaaaaatgaatCATATTTATTGATAGAAATCATGATAATGAATTTAGAggatgaaattaaagaaaaagaatatttcaaaatttaattttttcagatgagattTGAGTACCTGCAAGCATTTGAGACGAACTTCTCCAACTTTGTCATGGAGTGTCCAACCAATGTACTTAAGGTATGAATCATCAAGGAAATTTTGATGGAACTTTTTcatccaaattccaatttcagCCATACAGATGGCACGGATTTCTGGTAAGGTATCTCTGAAAAATGGatgaaaacaatgtaaaaaaaatggaacttaACGCATCGATTTTTAAAGATTCTTTTCTTTGTTAATGGAcatttgataaaaaagaagTTTTGTAAAGGGCATTCATGATAATTAGGAGTCGATTTCCCTTCAATTAttgtacataattttttgtgtcttgaaaaaaactgtttttcaaCTAAAGGAATACAATTTAATAGGAGATACTGCTTTTTTTCACTTTGCTAACAAATAAATCAATTAGAATATTGGGAGAAAGaagattaattaattaaatacattgaaaaaaatgccaCAAGAATTCATTACcacatcaaattttttcttcttttcatttcttcataaGACAAAATGAAGCTTGCACGAAACTTGAAAAGCAAGTTTGAATTACTTTACCTGTATCTGTGCACAAAAACTGATTTAAACATGTAAGTCAACATATTCTTTATTTCATCCATGTTCTCTTCAAGTTCTTGTCGTTTGGACATTAAGGATTCCAACCTATCACTGGCCCTTTTGTCACGAGCTTTTTGCCGCTCTGACTCGTATTGACGCTGAGTGTTGTCAAGATTTACAGAGACGATCAAAGCTACATCAACCAGAGCCGTCATCAATTTCATTGCTGGAATAAAAAGACTGTTCATTGGCAcaagctcaaaaataaaaatttttgtaaaaatccacttcttttttcatttaaggtggatgataaaatttcacggaagcaaattatgataaaaactatccaaaaatcttgaaaaccttacgaaaaaaagtgaagaagtcttcaatcagattttcgatTTAAGACAAACCATTTGAAAAGGTTACTGAGTAATTTTACATAAACACAATTTAGTCTCATCTTACCTGTACCTGACTGATacccataaaaatttgaatggatatttttatatatattttaatttaatatttaatgCATGAAATATTTGGAAAGTCCTACTTGAATGTAAAAGATtgcaaacaaagaaaaattaataaataaattgtaaatatttttgttgattccccctctctatttttttaaataaattttcatgTTCCATATAGATTTACCAAGCACAACCGTCTATTCCATATTCCCCTTTCCCTGAGGAACTAGATGGATACATCCGTAGTGTCTCATATCTATACAATTGGAGATGAATTCTCCCCACTTATCAATTTATTTCATTCACTTAGATCttctttcaaattaaatatcaaGAGGTTACTAATTTCTTAAAATCCTGTTATGTTGTAATCTTAAACCATCTTGctgtttgtaaatttttgttcATGGGCTTGCTTGTGAattgtaaaaaagaaataaataaatacatttgaCACTACTGTCGCcactttctcaaaattttggacagagcAATCCCCGGAAGTAGATAAATTTAGCAGAACAGAACTTGGTTAGTTAGTTCTGATACATTCTTCCCTTTGCTTTTTTATTTACCAACAAAACATCCGTATGAAACCGTTACAAACCTGCTAAAGTAGCGGTGTGACGGAAAGCTCGGACCTGCGAATCTGACAAACCAGTAAGAAGTGAGATAACATTGTCCATAAGATACTGGTCGTAAATGATGGAGTATTGACACTGTTTGACTAACTGCGCTACAAAATCACAGAAGTTCCCACGGAACTTCTTCCAGTGTTGACCAGACATTATCAAGGGATACTCCCCGCTTTCCTGTAAACACGAGTGCATATAAGAAATATGAATAGGTCATGTGAGAACAACTATTGAGTGAAAGTTAGCAGATTGAGACGTCGTTAATACCTTCAATGTCTGTGATAATTTTAGAGAGATTAGTGAGACAACAAGATGTttcggttttcggctactcataatgcgaaaacaaaagttgagctattgGTCAACTTTAACATCCGATATATTaacatcctcttgcacattgttcttctattaaagcatggcctgagttgctatcattgcatatatttgtaaagtcggctaatagctcaaTTTTTGATATTAGTGAGTATCCTTATTTCACCACCACCCTGCATAACTTAAGTAGGAAGAGAGAGAATTCAGGAGAAGCCTGCTTTCTTCATGAGCCTTGTCTAGTCATTCCACAAGATATTAAGAAAGGACTAAAATCCGATGATTTAGCATTAGGAGGCCAAAAATTAACTGACCAGTGTAATGTAGACAAAGGTAAAATGACAAATGTTGATGGAAAAACAAGTGGTCACCTACAGGAACAAAGCACATTTAAGAAACTTAATTACTCAATCAGCTGATATGCAGTAAATATTTTATACTTTCAACTGTGCCATTTACTAACCTCGTCAAATTCTTCTGTCATGCGACGAATGATGGCTGCGTGTTCCATGCTAGCAGACATTGCAGGGGTAATACGACCTTTGCAACCACTggcgttgatgaaaaattgcatgaGTGCCAGAAGCGCTGAGTCCCTGTTCACTTTGTATTCTTCGATCCAGTCGTCCACAATTGTCtacaagaaaaagagagagaagcaATTTGGTAAAAAGGTAAAAGGACCTTTTGTCTTAACATGACTCTGGTGCTGCTCATCAAATTAACAAACCCTACCTGGGTGTAAAAACTTAATAACATCCTAACTTTGTTCAAATGTTCATATTgacctttatttttaaatgtctCCTACATGCAGAACCTTACTATGATTACTAATTTGTTTTGCATCATGTTTTCATCAAATTGCTATTCCATAAGAATAAGATCAGTGGATCTACCAGGCACAAATCAAGAAATACATAGTATAGATGTTATTGAAAGGAGGCCCCAACGTTGTGACCATCTTTGATGATAGTAGCTTACAGCTTTtgtatttttctactttttctcttgccctttgcacacgttgcaagttttatGTTGAAAGTGGGGGTCCTTAGagcatcactcatcgatgagggttttcgaaacacatttcacaatcatcgatgagtgatacACCGAAGACCCCcattttcagtaaaatatttGCAACGTGTGCAAAGGGCATCTGGTTTTTGTAGCTTAATAGAGACTAAACATTGATAAAAAGTAAGCAAGCTAAAATAAGTGGGATGAACTTACAGCTAATGCAGCTTTTCCATTGCGAATGGCATAGTACAAGCTTAAatcatcttcttcttcaatTTCAACTGGTGCGACAGGCTGTTTCCGCGGAGCAGCACCTCTTCGTCTTCCTTCAACAGCCACTTTCTTCTGAGGAGCTGCTGCAGGTGCAGCTACAGGTGACGGTTGAGGATTTTGAGcatctgaaaaaaatcaaaatgagatTTAGCTTGATAAAAATGTGTCCTGACAGTGAAATTTATAGGATTCTCTTCCAAACACCTCTATCAGTTCCAAAAAAGTTATTCTAAATAAATGCCCACCGTGCGAGTACTTAAATCCATGACTTCTGCTGTGGGTTAACAGAACAAAAAGTTCCTTAATTGAATCAGCTTGCacaaaaacgtccgatgtcAAATACAGCGTTTTGGAATTTCAGTGCTTTGTCTTGCCCCACAACACTGATTAATAAGACCAATTCTCCTAAGTAAACTTTTAAGAGTACTTGCCGaagttttgatgaaattattCTACATTCCTAACGTCTTAGACTAACCTTCGTCTGTAAGTTACAACGAAATGGCCCATGCAAATACTGAAACACTGTATTGGGCATGGGACATTTTTACATGAGCCGATTCAATGACTACACGTATTTGTCTATTTCTacatttcagggtgtctactgaggtccacaaaaataaaataaatactttttcagtactttttaggtacttaaggaaaaatttaagtacctcgccttggggaaaaattaagtacttttaagTACCTTTTCGATATGTATTGCAATTCTTCGATTTTGGCACTGCCGCGCGCTTTACTTCAGCTATTCCCGTGGCCTTTTCGGCTGTTTCTGTCAAATCTAGGGAAATGCCTTATTCCGCGCTCTTACGGGCTGACATTGCACCAATACGCCTGAAGGACAATGCACAGAGCGTTGCATAACTATCAGGCGATCGAACTGAACGCGCAGcgcaaaatgcgaaaaattacgGACCTTCCGCAAAATTTACGTACTTTTTAGGTACTTACGGACCGACCttaaaaaatgcgtactttttccggactttccggactggtagacaccctgacattTAAATACCTGACCAGATGAGATCCCttgtcaaataaaaaataaagaataactCACTTCGCAATCTGGCACGTGTGACTCGCCCACCCTTCAAAGCTGCCGGAGTTGCTGGCTGTTCGTACTGTACCGGCGGAGGCTCATACTGAGGAGGTGGCTGTTCGTAAGTCTGAGACACTTGCATCGGTTCATAGCCGCTTTGAAGATGTGATTGTTGCAACTGCTGGTCATATTGATGTTGATCATACATTTGTTGGTGAGGTTGATCAAAGTGACTACTATTCGCCAGGGGCTCTCCATAATGCTCTCCACCATATAGCTGATCCACACTAGAGAAAAAAAGACAATGGTTTTGCCGTCGAAAATTTCTACTTGCTTGTG belongs to Bemisia tabaci chromosome 6, PGI_BMITA_v3 and includes:
- the SA1 gene encoding cohesin subunit SA-2; the protein is MHARSIGKRIRMDEPPPPEYDTSNPMTPMTPMEADIQEPYTPYNAYQNPATPMTSGSVDQLYGGEHYGEPLANSSHFDQPHQQMYDQHQYDQQLQQSHLQSGYEPMQVSQTYEQPPPQYEPPPVQYEQPATPAALKGGRVTRARLRNAQNPQPSPVAAPAAAPQKKVAVEGRRRGAAPRKQPVAPVEIEEEDDLSLYYAIRNGKAALATIVDDWIEEYKVNRDSALLALMQFFINASGCKGRITPAMSASMEHAAIIRRMTEEFDEESGEYPLIMSGQHWKKFRGNFCDFVAQLVKQCQYSIIYDQYLMDNVISLLTGLSDSQVRAFRHTATLAAMKLMTALVDVALIVSVNLDNTQRQYESERQKARDKRASDRLESLMSKRQELEENMDEIKNMLTYMFKSVFVHRYRDTLPEIRAICMAEIGIWMKKFHQNFLDDSYLKYIGWTLHDKVGEVRLKCLQALQPLYASEELKGKLELFTSKFKDRIVAMTLDKEYDVAVQAVRLVISILKHHRDILTDQDCEHVYELVYSSHRAVAQAAGEFLNERLFVPDEMMSNIRTKRGKKRLRNTSLIRDLVQFFIESELHEHGAYLVDSLIESNEMMKDWECMTDLLLEEAGPGEEPLDDRQETSLIELMVCCVRQAATGDAPVGRGPNRKVASVKEIKQVQDDKQKLTEHFIGTLPPLLDKYRADPDKLTNLLSIPQYFDLEIYTTSRQENNLDLLLKKMNGIAEKHQDKDVLETCAKTLELLCSEDNAIIYTRCDVKRSTLIDTLVNKYREAMDDWNSLIEGAETPDDDEIYAVINSLKKVSIFYSCHNLGGWNIWPSIYKDLNEAHHGLKQLPDEAIKYCISTCYFGILWDLHHLEELVEGGGGSDIEDNAIQIKARLINVMDLFKDMLLTQKMQDLKEESYLSICDLLIIFCNQLVSNSTPLLAHLVYEPNQSLQILLNDFIQTNVFIYEEEGEMDEHSKIEELHKRRNFLASYCKLIVYSVLPTSAAADVFKHYVKSYNEYGDIIKTTLSKAREINKVNCARTMVVSMIALFKELQQNARGYRINRQNEEFASLKELAKRFALSFGLDAVKNREAITVLHREGILFAVSTLEQENDPTGPPLNLPFLEILTEFTNKLLKQDKRIVLQYLDRRISAGMPSSRGEDWQPLVMYRNSLVHGESDQMPQTSKRAYGRKKKENYDEEGGEDMEGGGSDDEYGGMAQHMEDIGNQKKKRRVARTARFSPPNQIDENSSEMQIDLSTSSFSHRPQRQCTTRSLAYRYVDRYSDDDEI